AGCTCGATCCGCGCCTCCAGGTTGAACACGGCCTTCAAGCCCCGTCCGAGGTCTTCGCTGCCCTTGACGCCGAGACGGGAGCCGTCGGCGCCCCCGCTGATGAGCTTGGGCGAAGAGCCGTGCTGCCACATGAGGCCGGCGTCGGCGATACCGTAGAGCTGGACGCTGGACTGGGCCAGCACGAGGGTCGGAACGCAGGCGCCGGCGAGCGCGCCCAGCACAATCTTTTTCATCGTATCTCCCATGGCAAATCGAATCACATCGCGACACAATCGGATGCCTGTCAATTCGCGCTGGCCGATACGGCTCAGCCGCGTGAGCGTTGCGCGAATCGCACAGGGCCCAGATGCAGCAAGGGCGGACCTGGTTTCCCAGGCCCGCCCTTGCGGAGTTACTGCTTAAGACTTACAGCGTAAAGCTTAGAACGAGTGGTTCACGCCCACGTCGTAGGTGTTGATGGTCGGGGTGCCAGCCAGAGCGCCGGTGGTCTGGTTGAAGCTGGCGTTCTTCTTGCGCGACGCATCGATGTACACGTAGGTACGCTTCGACAGGCTGTACTCGTAGCCCAGCGAGTACTGGCGGGTCAGCAGGTCGTGCTGCAGGAAGTTCTCGTCCTGCTTCTTGACACCGACGCCGGCCAGCACCTTGCCCGGGCCGACCGCGTAGGTCAGACCCAGCACCGTGCCCTTGACCTTCGGACGCAGGGTGTTGGTGTGTTCCTTGTCCTGACGGCTGTAGGTGGCCATCAGTTTCAGTTCCGGGGTCACGGCGAACGAACCGGCGATCGACCAGATCTTGGTTTCGATGGCGTTACGCTCGTAAGCCAGCATTGCAGCGGCCGGACCGTTGTTGTAGGTGGCAGCGACCGAGAACGGGTTGGCCGAAGCTTCCTGGCCCGAAGTGTACGAGGTTGCGCCAGCGCCGACGCCGGCGACGGCTGCGCCGCCTGCGATGCCTTCCTTGCTTGCCCAGGCAGCGTTCACCTGGAAGCCGTTAGCGACCGGCGAGTTGTAGAAGATCGCGTTCGAGAAGCGGTTGTTGCTTGCGCCAGCGCCGCTGGTGTTGCTGCCCTGGTCCAGCGGAGTCGAGTTGTAACCGGCGATGCTGATGTCGGTATAGAAACCGGCCGGGGTCGGCAGGCCGTGCCACGGTTCGAACGAACCGACCACTTCCTGGAACGGGGTCAGGCCACGGCCCAGGCGGATCATACCGAAATCACCCTGCAGGCCGACGCGGGTCTGGCCCTGGAACAGCGGACGGGTGTTGTTCTCGACGGTGCCGGTGTCCGGCTCGTAGCGCATTTCAATCTGGAACAGCGCTTTCAGGCCGTTGCCCAGATCTTCGGTGCCCTTGAAGCCCAGGGTGTTGGAAGCACGCTTGCCGATGGCCAGGGTCTGGTCGGTACGCTTGACCAGGCCGGCGTCGATGTTGCCGTAGATTTGCACTGCGGTCTGCGCTTGCGCGACACCAGCGAATGCACCCAGCAGAGCGACTGCCACGAGGGATTTTTTCATCTATTTATGTCCTTATAAAGTGAAACGCAGGAATCCAGTGAGCATTGAGGCTTTTTCTTTTTGCTGAACACTCGGATGTGTGAACCTTAAATGCTGGAAGCATCAAGGTTGTCTGATTAGTCAATTATGACGGGTCCACTTGGTGGAAAGCCAATAAATCCAATTGTGCTGTTGTATTTTCGAAACGGCAGAGCTGATTCACGTAGGAAATCTTAAGCATTGTTTAAGTTTCTGGGCGTCATCATGCCAGCCGGGCACGACATTTAACATTTGTGCGGCCTCAAATGCACATGGAATCGCAGGCGAATCGCCCCTGAGCCGGCTTTAGACTCTGCCCCATCCGACAACCGCAACCGGATGTCCAGGTCTGGCGACCTCATCCATCATGTACTTACCAGGATTTGCGTGCATCTGCATGCATCTGCGGCGGTGTCTTACTACCGATAAATGAGCGATGGCAAACCGTGAAGAGCTAGCAATCATCCGTGGCGCACGCGCCGGCCGGGCCGACTCCCAGCTGGCGCTGGGCCGACTGTATCTTTTTGGGAGCACCGGCCTGCCGAAGAGCCTGCCTACCGCGCTGCACTGGCTGGACCGCGCCGCGCGCCAGGGCTGTGCCGAGGCCTGGCAATTGATCGGCAATCACATCCCGCTCGACCTGGCCCGGCAGAGCCCCCAGCCCGTGACCTGCTGGTACGAGCGGGCCTACGACGGCGGACTGGCGCGGGCCGGCCTGGTCTATGCGCAGCTGGTGCTGGGCGGCGAGCGGGTAGCGCCGGGGCAGCGCGCCAAGGCCCTGCGCGCGCTCGAGGACGCGGGCCGCGGTGGTTTTCCGGAAGCGCAGTGGCTGCTGGCGCGCGAACACGGGGCCGCGCCGCCGCGCCCGGGCGCCACGGCGGCGATGCCGGCGGAGCAGGGCGCCGGCCTGCCGACTGCCGGCGCCCTGGGCCGCGATTCTTCGGCACCGCGCGCCGGCGCGCCGGAGCATGCCGGCCAGCGCTGGCTGCGCCGCGCCGCCGACAATGGCGTCACCCCGGCCCAGTTCGCGCTGCTGGCGCAGGAATGGGAATCCGGAAACCAGCAGGGCTATCTGGTGCGCGCGCTGCCGCTGGCGCGCTCCCTGGCCCATTCCGAAGTGGCGCAGGACAGGGCTTGCGCGCGCCTGTCGCCGGACGAGGTCACCCTGCTGTCGCGCTGCGCCCGGCTGGTGGAAGAGGGCGCTGTCACCCACGACGTCGCGCCCGACGAATTGCACGCGTTCTGGGAAATGGCCGCCGCCGAGCAGGACTGCTACGCCCAGTTTGCCCTGGGCCTGTGGTGCGCGCGCATGCGCATCGATGGCCGCCGCATTCCCGGCAGCAGCGGCGCGGCCAACTTCAAGAAGGCGGTGCGCTGGCTGCAGCAGGCCGGCGAGCAGGGCCTGGCCGAAGCCTGGTACGCGCTGTCACGCATTTATGTGAAGCCTGAATTTTCCCAGCGTAATGTGAACGAGGCCCAGAAATATCTCGAGCGCGCCGCCGAGATGGGTTACCGCGACGCCCAGCTGGAATGCGGGAATGCCGCCTGGCGCGCGCGCCGCGAGAACGAGAACAATGATGTGCGCGCCGTGTTCTGGCTGCAGAAGGCGGTCGCGCAGGGCTGCGCGAAGGCGGCGGCAATGCTGCGCAAGATCGCGCCGCGCGTTCCCGGCGCCTGGCCGGATCTGCGGGCGCTGTTGTCCGGGCGGGATCTGGCGGAATACCCCTTGCTGGCGGCGCGCCTCGAGCTGGCCCTGGCCTTCGGCCTGAGTCGTGCGGAGGCGCTGCTGCTGGACATCGGCAATGCCGACCGCGGGCACTGCCTGGTGGTCGACATCCGCGCCAGCTACGGGCGCAGCCGGAGACGTCTGGTGCCGGTGGAAACGGCGCAGGAGCGCCAGCTGCTCGACCGCATCGTGCGTCTGTTCGAGAGCGTCGACTGCGGTCCGGGCGGTCCGGAAGGAAATTACCGCCAGCGCCTGTACCGGCTGCGGACCCTGCTGCCCGAGGCGGGCGGGGCGGATTCTTCGCTCGACCTCGACCTGGCCGCCTAATCGCGCCTGACAGCACCCTGATGGCAGCGTTGCATCGTCTCGCCGTACACGCATACTGTCTTCGAGGATGGGCCTTGCCCTCAGGGCGTTGTCAGACGCGATTATTCAGAGCGTGATCTCGCCTTCGAACACCGTCTCGGCCGGCCCGCTCAGGTAGACCGGCTGGCCTTCGCCGGCCCAGGCGATGCTCAGGCGGCCGCCGCGCGCTTCGACCTGCACCGGCGAATCCAGCAGGCCGCGCCGGATGCCGGCCACCACCGCCGCGCAGGCGCCGGTGCCGCAGGCCAGGGTTTCGCCGGCGCCGCGCTCGAACACGCGCAGCTTCACGTGGCCGCGGTCCAGCACTTGCAGGTAGCCGGCATTGACCCGTTTCGGGAAGCGCGGATGATGTTCGATCTGCGGGCCGGTCTCCGCGACCGGGGCGGTGTCCACGTCGTCCACGACCTGCACCGCGTGCGGATTGCCCATCGAGACGGTCGAGACCAGCACGGTCTGCTCGGCGCCGCGCGCGCGGACCGTGATCGGCCACAGGGCATCGCGGCCTTGCGTTACGCTTTCCAGGCCCTGGCTGTCGAACGGCACCAGGGCCGGCTCCAGCACAGGCGCGCCCATGTCGACGGTCACGCTGCCATCCGTCTCGAGACGCGGCGTGATGATGCCGGCCATGGTCTGCACGCGGATGCTGCGTTTGTCCGTCAAGCCCTTGTCGCTGACGAAGCGCACGAAGGCGCGCGAGCCGTTGCCGCACTGTTCGACCTCGCCGCCGTCGTTGTTGAAGATGCGGTAGCGGAAGTCGCAGCCTGCCTCGCTGGGCGGCTCGACGACCAGGATCTGGTCGGCGCCGATGCCGAAGCGGCGGTCCGCCAGGCGGCGCCACTGCTCGGGACCGAGGTCGATCTGCTGGTTGATGGCGTCGATCACGATGAAGTCGTTGCCGGCGCCGTGCATCTTAGTGAATTTCAGTTTCATTGCTGGATCCTTACTGGTAAAGCGAGGGTTCGCCGTTGGGCCGGGTTTTGAAACGTTTATGGGTCCAGAAGTACTCGGCCGGGTTCTCGCGCACCCGCTCTTCGATGAATTCGTTCATGCGGCGCGTGGCGGCGACCATGTCGTCGCCCGGATAGTCGTCCCAGGCCGGATAGAACACCACCCGGTAGCCCTTGTAGTTGGGCAGGAAGGTCGCGACCACCGGGATCACCTTGGCCTTGGTGGCGGAAGCCAGGCGGGGCAGGGCGGTGAGGGTGGCGGCCGGGATCCCGAAGAAAGGCACGAAGCTGGCGTCCTTCTCGCCGAAGTCCATGTCCGGCAGCATGAAGTAGGGCAGGCCGTCACGCAGCGCGCGCAGGATCGGCTTGATGCCGTCTTCGCGCGTGAACAGGCGCACCGGGCCGTAGCGTTCGCGGCCGTGGCGCAGCAGGCGGTCGAAGGCCTGGTTCTTCTGCGGCGAATAAATCGTCGACAGTGGAATGACGCGCGCCGCCACGCCGGCCACGTCGAGGCAGACGAAGTGCGGGCACAACAGGATGGTCGGGCCGCTTTCCATTTCCGCCTTCGGCACCGCCGGCACGACTTCGATCAGGCCGTGGATGCGCTCGAATGGCGCCCACCAGATCAGCGAGCGCTCCAGGATGCTGCGCGAGTAGCCCATGAAATGGCGCTTGGCGATGGCGACCCGTTCCGCTTCGCTCAGCTCGGGCATGCACAGGCGCAGGTTGGTCAGGGCGATCTTGCGGCGTTTCGGGATCGCGTAATACATCAGCCAGCCGATGGCATTGCCGATACGGCCCAGGATCGGCAGCGGCAACCAGTGCAGCAGCCACAGCAAGGCAATCAGGAACCTCATGCGACCGCCTCGGTTTCCGGGGCTGCCACGCCTTGCGGACGCTTGTAGCGGTTATAACTCCAGAAATACTGGGATGGGCAACGCGCGATCAGTTGCTCCATCGCGCGGTTGATGGCGGCGGCCTGCTCGGCCGCAGTGCCGGACAGCTCGCCCTCGAAGGGAACGAAGCGGATCACGTAGCCGCGTCCGTGCGGCAGGCGCTCGGCGTAGGTCAGCAGGATGTCGGCCTTGCCCAGCTGGGCCAGCTTGGCCGGCAAGGTCATGGTGTAGGCCGGACGGCCGAAGAAGGGCGCCCACACGCCTTCTCCTTCCTGCGGCACCTGGTCGGGCAGCACGCCGACGGGCTGGCCGCCGCGCAGCGCCTTGACCAGCATGCGCACGCCCGACAGGTTGGCCGGGGCCAGGTGCATGTTCTGGCGCGCGCGGGCGCCTTCGACCAGGGGTTTCAGCGCGCTCTTGCGCGGCGGACGGTACATGACCGTCAATTCCTGGCGCAGCGAGACCTGCTGGGCGGTCAGTTCGAAACAGCCCAGGTGTGGCGTCAGGAATACGATGCCACGACCAGCGTCGAGCTGGCGCTGGACCAGTTCCCAGTTTTCCATCGTGACATGGCTGGTCACGCGTTGTTGTTGCGCGCACCAAACAAAAGGCAGCTCGACGATCGCCTTGCCGGACTCGGCGATGGCAGTGCGCAGGTGGGCGCCGTAGCCCGCCAGCTCGAGATTGCTGCGTAGGCGGCGGCGATAGGAGGGAGAAGCCAGGTAGACCAGCCAGCCGAGCCCGGCGCCCAGCGCATGTAGCACAGGGAGCGGAAACACCGACAGGAAACGGAACAAAAGGACGAGCATTATTGATTCAGGGTAGAGGTGATGCGGCTTGCTTCACCAAAATTTTTTAAGGAGCGTAAAATACCACTTTGAGCAGGATCCGCGGAGTTAATGACAACTTGCGAAGCGGAATATAAATATCGCTAAAGCGTCGCAGGCAATGGTACTGCGGCATTTATCTCAACAGTATCAGGAGCCTTAATGTCTTCCAATGACTACCTCTTTACTTCCGAGTCTGTCTCGGAAGGCCATCCGGACAAAGTCGCCGACCAGATTTCCGACGCCATCCTCGACGCCATCCTCGAACAGGATCCGCGCGCGCGCGTGGCCGCCGAAACCCTTTGCAACACCGGTCTGGTGGTGCTGGCCGGCGAGATCACGACGCACGCAAACGTCGATTATATTCAAGTTGCGCGCAACACCATCAAGCGCATCGGTTACGACAACACCGATTTCGGCATCGATTACAAGGGCTGCGCGGTGCTGGTCGCCTACGACAAGCAGTCGCCCGACATCGCCCAGGGCGTCGACGAAGGCGCCGGCCTGGATCTGGACCAGGGCGCCGGCGACCAGGGCCTGATGTTCGGCTACGCCTGCGACGAGACCCCGGAACTGATGCCGGCCGCGATCTACTACGCGCATCGCCTGGTCGAGCGCCAGTCGCAGCTACGCAAGGACGGCCGCCTGCCCTGGCTGCGCCCGGACGCCAAGTCCCAGGTCACGCTGCGCTACGTGAACGGCCGTCCGGTGTCGGTCAATACCGTGGTGCTGTCGACCCAGCACGCACCTGAAATCAGCCACAGCCAGATCGAAGAAGCCGTCATCGAAGAAATCATCAAGCCGGTGCTGCCGAAGGAATGGCTGCAGGACACCCGCTACCTGGTCAACCCGACCGGCCGCTTCGTCATCGGCGGGCCGCAGGGCGACTGCGGCCTGACCGGCCGCAAGATCATCGTCGACACCTACGGCGGCGCAGCCCCGCACGGCGGCGGCGCCTTCTCGGGCAAGGATCCGACCAAGGTCGACCGTTCGGCAGCCTATGCCGCCCGCTATGTGGCCAAGAACGTGGTCGCCGCCGGCCTGGCGCGCCAGTGCCAGGTGCAGGTCAGCTACGCGATCGGCGTGGCCAAGCCGATCAACATCACCGTCTACACCGAAGGCACCGGCGTGATCTCCGACGAGAAGATCGCCGAACTGGTGATGGAGCACTTCGACCTGCGCCCGAAAGGCATCGTGCAGATGCTGGACCTGCTGCGCCCGATCTACCAGAAGACCGCCGCCTACGGCCACTTCGGCCGCGAAGAGCCGGAGTTCAGCTGGGAGCGCACCGACAAGGCCGCGCTGCTGCGCGCCGAAGCCGGTCTGGCCTGATGGCGTAGGGTGGGCACGGGGTGCCCACCCTACGATCGCAGGCAATACAACACAGCGGCACACCAGCAAGCCGCCCGTGTTAAACTTATGAATTCCGAGGAGCGTTGCGACGAAAGATTCCTCTTTCGCCAGGCTCGGATCATCAACACCGCGCTCACGTTACTTTTTTCTTAACTTGAAAGGAGGGCGTGATGAGCGCCGTACTCAAAAACACTTCCCAGGATTACCTCGTTGCCGACATCGGCCTCGCCGCATGGGGCGAGAAGGAAATCCGCATCGCCGAAACCGAAATGCCGGGCCTGATGGCCATCCGCGAGGAATACGCCGCCGCCCAGCCGCTGAAGGGCGCGCGCATTGCCGGTTCGCTGCACATGACCATCCAGACCGCCGTGCTGATCCGCACCCTGGAAGCCCTCGGCGCGCAGGTGCGCTGGGCCTCGTGCAACATCTACTCGACCCAGGACCACGCCGCCGCCGCCATCGCGTCGGTCGGCACCCCGGTGTTCGCCATCAAGGGCGAAACCCTGGACGAGTACTGGGAATACACCCACCGCATCTTCGAATGGCCGGGCGACCAGCACGCCAACATGATCCTGGACGATGGCGGCGACGCCACCCTGCTGCTGCACCTGGGCGTGCGCGCGGAGAAGGACATCTCGGTGCTGGACAAGCCGGGTTCGGAAGAAGAGATCTGCCTGTTCAACGCGATCAAGGGCCGCCTGGCTGTCGATCCGCAGTGGTACTCGAAGCGTCTGCCGGAAATCAAGGGCGTGACCGAAGAGACCACCACCGGCGTGCACCGCCTGTACCAGATGCACCAGGAAGGCAAGCTGGCCTTCCCGGCCATCAACGTCAACGATTCCGTCACCAAGTCGAAGTTCGACAACCTGTACGGCTGCCGTGAATCGCTGGTGGACGGCATCAAGCGCGCCACCGACGTCATGATCGCCGGCAAAATCGCCGTGATCGCCGGCTATGGCGACGTGGGCAAGGGCTCGGCCCAGGCCATGCGCGCGCTGTCGGCCCAGGTCTGGGTCACCGAGATCGACCCGATCTGCGCCCTGCAGGCTGCGATGGAAGGCTACCGCGTCGTGACCATGGACTACGCTGCCGAACACGGCGACATCTTCGTCACCTGCACCGGCAACTACCACGTCATCACCGAAGCCCACATGCAGAAGATGAAGGACCAGGCGATCGTCTGCAACATCGGCCACTTCGACAACGAAATCGAAGTCGCGGCACTGAAGAAATATCAGTGGGAAAACATCAAGCCGCAGGTCGATCACGTGATCTTCCCGGACGGCAAGCGCATCATCCTGCTGGCCGAAGGCCGCCTGGTGAACCTGGGCTGCGGCACCGGTCACCCGTCCTACGTGATGAGCTCCTCGTTCGCAAACCAGACCATCGCCCAGATCGAGCTGTTCGCCAACACCGACAAGTATCCGGTCGGCGTGTACACCCTGCCGAAGCACCTGGACGAGAAGGTCGCGCGCCTGCAGCTCAAGAAGCTGAACGCACAGCTGACCACGCTGACCGAAGAGCAGGCGGCTTACATTTCGGTATCCAAGGAAGGTCCTTACAAGCCGGATCATTACCGCTACTAATTTGTAGTCTGGTAAGCTTTCCGTGACATGGCGCCATCCAGCTGGGTGGCGCCGGACTTCTTACGCCCTCACGAAAGACACCGATATGCGCTTGCTCCTGACCTGGTTGATCAATGCCGCCGCCCTGATGGCGCTGCCTTACCTGATGCATTCCGTGACCGTCACCAACCTCGGCGCCGCCCTCGTGGCCGCGCTGGTGCTGGGGCTGGTCAATACCATCATCCGTCCCGTGCTGGTCGTGTTGACCCTGCCGGTGACCGTGGTGTCGCTCGGACTGTTCATTCTGGTGATCAATGCGCTGCTGTTCTGGCTGGTGGCGCACCTGGTCGAAGGATTCCATGTTGCCGGGTTCTGGTCGGCCTTCCTGGCAGCCATCCTGTACAGCGTGATTTCGTGGGCGCTTTCTACCTTACTCCTGAATAAAGATGGAAACCCCTAATATCAGCATCGAGTTTTTCCCGCCCAAGACCCCCGAGGGTGCGGAAAAACTGCGCGTCGCGCGCCAGAAGCTGGCGCAACTGCAGCCGAAATACTTTTCGGTGACCTTCGGCGCCGGCGGCAGCACCCAGCAGGGCACGCTCGACACCGTGCTCGAGATCCAGTCCGAAGGGCACGCGGCCGCGCCGCACCTGTCCTGCGTCGGCGGCACGCGCGAGTCGATCCGCACGATCCTGCGCGAATTCCAGGCGAAGAACATCCATCGCCTGGTGGCCCTGCGCGGCGATCTGCCGAGCGGCTACGGCGGCGCCGGCGAACTGCGCTATGCCAGCGACCTGGTCGAGTTCATCCGTCTTGAAACCGGCGACTGGTTCCACATCGAAGTCGCCGCCTACCCGGAAATGCACCCGCAGGCGAAGTCGCCGCAGGACGACCTGCAGAATTTCGTACGCAAGGTGCAGGCCGGCGCGAACGCCGCCATCACCCAGTATTTCTATAACCCGGACGCGTATTTCCAGTTCGTCGACAACGCGCGCAAGCTGGGCGTGGACGTGCCCATCGTGGCCGGCATCATGCCGATCACGAACTACACGCAACTGATGCGCTTCTCGGACATGTGCGGCGCCGAGATCCCGCGCTGGATCCGCCTGAAGCTGGCCAGCTTCGGCGACGACAGCGCCTCGATCAAGGCTTTCGGCCTGGACGTGGTCAGCCAGCTGTGCGAACGCCTGATCGCCGGCGGCGCACCCGGCCTGCACTTCTACAGCATGAACCAGGCGGCGGCCACCACCGCCATCTGGCAGCGCCTGCACGGGACGCCAGCGGCCTGAGGCGCACCGATCGCCGCACCGACAAGCCCACGCGCTGCTGGCCGTGGGCTTTTTTTTCAGGTCACCTGGCTGCGCTCGGTAACGATCACATCCAGCGGCACATCGTGCGGCCCATGCCCGAAGCGGGCTTCCTGGTTACTGTAGGCAATCCCCAGCGTCAACGGACGTGGCGTCAGCGCCAGGGTGCGGTCGTAGTAGCCGCCGCCATAGCCCAGCCGGTAAGCCTCGGCATTGAAGCCCAGGCAGGGAATCAGGAGGGCCGGGGGACGCTCGATGAAGCGCAGCGTGGCCGGCACCGCCACCCCCATCTCGTCGGCCAGCATCGGCTCGTCCAGCTTCCATTCCGTGAAGGCGAGCGGGGCGTTGCGCTCCATCACCACGGGCAGCGCCAGGCGCACCCCGGCCAGCGCCAGTTCCGCATAGGCCGCGCGCAGGTCGGGTTCGCCGGCCAGCGGCCAGTAGACGCCCAGCACAGGCATCTGGCGCAGGCGCCACCAGGCGACGACCTGGGCGCCGATGTGCGCGTCCCACTGGACCTTGATGGCGGGGTCGAGCGTTCCGCGCGCCGTCCTGAGCGCCTTGCGCAGCGCGGCCTTGGCCGCCTGGCTGTCGCCCGTCACGCTTGAGGCATCGGATGGCAGTCCCGGGAGGGGCCGTGGTATTCTTGATTCGCCGGTCATGGATGAAATGAAGCGTACATTGAAGGTTGGTTTGATGTTTCTGTTGAAATTGTTAGCCGGCGCAAGTATTGCTGCGTCTACATTGCTGGCGTTTTCGCCCGCATCCGCCCAGACGGCGCCGCCCGCCGCCGCCGCATCTGCCGCGTCTGCCGCTCCTGCTGCACCCGCCGCGTCTGCCGCGCCTTCCGGCATGCTGCTGCAGGCCGTTGCCGTTGCCGATGCTGCGCGCGAGCAGGATGCGCTCTTTCTGCAGTTGCGCGAGGCCGCGCGTGCGAACGATGCCGGCAAGGCGGCCGAGCTGGCGGCGCGCCTGCCCAACTACGCAATTCCCTCGTATGTCGACTATTATCGTCTCAAACCGCGCCTGAAGGACGCGCCGAACGAGGAGGTCCTGGATTTCCTGAAGCGCTACGAGGGCAGCGCCATCGCCGACCGCCTGCGCAACGACTGGCTGCTCGAGCTGGGCCGCAAGCGCGACTGGGTGAATTTCGACCGCGAACTGCCGCTGTTCGTGAAGGACGACGATTACCAGGTCAAGTGCTACGCCCTGCTGTCGCGCGCCGTGAAAGGGCAGAACGTGGCCCGGGACGCGCGCGCCCTGCTGGACAATCCGCCAATGTATGGCGAAGCCTGCGCCGCCCTGGTGGCCCAGCTGGCCCAGTCCGGCCAGTTCAGCAAGGAAGACCTGCTGGCCCAGCTGCGCCTGGCGGGCGAGATGCACGCCACCGGCCCGTCGCGCCGCACCGCGCTCCTGCTGGGCGCTTCCGACACCCGCGCCGCCCAGGCGGTCGACTTCCCGGCGCTGGCGATGGCGCGCGGCATCGGCAGCACGCGCGCCGAGCACGAGATCTACCTGGTCGCCATCGGCCGCATGGCGCGCACCAGCCTGAAACTGGCCACCGTGGCCCTGAACAAGAATGCGTCCCGGCTGTCCGCCGAGGAACGGGCGATCGGCTGGTCGAACATCGCCCTGGCGGCCTCGCTGGTACTGGCGCCGGACGCCTACGACGACTGGCAGCGCAGCGCCGGCGCGCCCCTGTCCGAAACCCAGTTCGAGTGGAAGACCCGGATCGCGCTGCGCCGCGGCGACTGGAAGACGGTGCGCGCCACCATCGAGGCCATGCCGGCGGACCAGCGCGCGCTGCCGGCCTGGACCTACTGGCTGGGCCGTGCCGATCTGGCGCAAGGCCGGCGCGAAGCCGCGCAGGCGCTGTTCCGCCGCATCGCCGACCAGAACAATTTCTATGGCCAGCTGGCGCTCGAAGAGCTGGGCCAGCAGATCACGATCCCGCCCAGCGCATCGGGACCGATCGCGCCGACCGCGCCCGAGCTGGCGCAGATGGCCGCCAATCCCGGCTTCCGGCGCGCCCTGAAGTTCTTTTCCCTGCGCTTGCGCTTCGAGGGCACGCGCGAGTGGAACTGGGCGCTGCGCGACTTTTCCGACCGCCAGCTGCTGGTCGCGGCCGAGTACGCGCGCCAGAACGAGATCCTGGACCGCATGG
This window of the Massilia sp. WG5 genome carries:
- the metF gene encoding methylenetetrahydrofolate reductase [NAD(P)H], producing METPNISIEFFPPKTPEGAEKLRVARQKLAQLQPKYFSVTFGAGGSTQQGTLDTVLEIQSEGHAAAPHLSCVGGTRESIRTILREFQAKNIHRLVALRGDLPSGYGGAGELRYASDLVEFIRLETGDWFHIEVAAYPEMHPQAKSPQDDLQNFVRKVQAGANAAITQYFYNPDAYFQFVDNARKLGVDVPIVAGIMPITNYTQLMRFSDMCGAEIPRWIRLKLASFGDDSASIKAFGLDVVSQLCERLIAGGAPGLHFYSMNQAAATTAIWQRLHGTPAA
- a CDS encoding porin; this translates as MKKSLVAVALLGAFAGVAQAQTAVQIYGNIDAGLVKRTDQTLAIGKRASNTLGFKGTEDLGNGLKALFQIEMRYEPDTGTVENNTRPLFQGQTRVGLQGDFGMIRLGRGLTPFQEVVGSFEPWHGLPTPAGFYTDISIAGYNSTPLDQGSNTSGAGASNNRFSNAIFYNSPVANGFQVNAAWASKEGIAGGAAVAGVGAGATSYTSGQEASANPFSVAATYNNGPAAAMLAYERNAIETKIWSIAGSFAVTPELKLMATYSRQDKEHTNTLRPKVKGTVLGLTYAVGPGKVLAGVGVKKQDENFLQHDLLTRQYSLGYEYSLSKRTYVYIDASRKKNASFNQTTGALAGTPTINTYDVGVNHSF
- the dapF gene encoding diaminopimelate epimerase, with protein sequence MKLKFTKMHGAGNDFIVIDAINQQIDLGPEQWRRLADRRFGIGADQILVVEPPSEAGCDFRYRIFNNDGGEVEQCGNGSRAFVRFVSDKGLTDKRSIRVQTMAGIITPRLETDGSVTVDMGAPVLEPALVPFDSQGLESVTQGRDALWPITVRARGAEQTVLVSTVSMGNPHAVQVVDDVDTAPVAETGPQIEHHPRFPKRVNAGYLQVLDRGHVKLRVFERGAGETLACGTGACAAVVAGIRRGLLDSPVQVEARGGRLSIAWAGEGQPVYLSGPAETVFEGEITL
- the ahcY gene encoding adenosylhomocysteinase, producing MSAVLKNTSQDYLVADIGLAAWGEKEIRIAETEMPGLMAIREEYAAAQPLKGARIAGSLHMTIQTAVLIRTLEALGAQVRWASCNIYSTQDHAAAAIASVGTPVFAIKGETLDEYWEYTHRIFEWPGDQHANMILDDGGDATLLLHLGVRAEKDISVLDKPGSEEEICLFNAIKGRLAVDPQWYSKRLPEIKGVTEETTTGVHRLYQMHQEGKLAFPAINVNDSVTKSKFDNLYGCRESLVDGIKRATDVMIAGKIAVIAGYGDVGKGSAQAMRALSAQVWVTEIDPICALQAAMEGYRVVTMDYAAEHGDIFVTCTGNYHVITEAHMQKMKDQAIVCNIGHFDNEIEVAALKKYQWENIKPQVDHVIFPDGKRIILLAEGRLVNLGCGTGHPSYVMSSSFANQTIAQIELFANTDKYPVGVYTLPKHLDEKVARLQLKKLNAQLTTLTEEQAAYISVSKEGPYKPDHYRY
- a CDS encoding SEL1-like repeat protein gives rise to the protein MANREELAIIRGARAGRADSQLALGRLYLFGSTGLPKSLPTALHWLDRAARQGCAEAWQLIGNHIPLDLARQSPQPVTCWYERAYDGGLARAGLVYAQLVLGGERVAPGQRAKALRALEDAGRGGFPEAQWLLAREHGAAPPRPGATAAMPAEQGAGLPTAGALGRDSSAPRAGAPEHAGQRWLRRAADNGVTPAQFALLAQEWESGNQQGYLVRALPLARSLAHSEVAQDRACARLSPDEVTLLSRCARLVEEGAVTHDVAPDELHAFWEMAAAEQDCYAQFALGLWCARMRIDGRRIPGSSGAANFKKAVRWLQQAGEQGLAEAWYALSRIYVKPEFSQRNVNEAQKYLERAAEMGYRDAQLECGNAAWRARRENENNDVRAVFWLQKAVAQGCAKAAAMLRKIAPRVPGAWPDLRALLSGRDLAEYPLLAARLELALAFGLSRAEALLLDIGNADRGHCLVVDIRASYGRSRRRLVPVETAQERQLLDRIVRLFESVDCGPGGPEGNYRQRLYRLRTLLPEAGGADSSLDLDLAA
- the metK gene encoding methionine adenosyltransferase; protein product: MSSNDYLFTSESVSEGHPDKVADQISDAILDAILEQDPRARVAAETLCNTGLVVLAGEITTHANVDYIQVARNTIKRIGYDNTDFGIDYKGCAVLVAYDKQSPDIAQGVDEGAGLDLDQGAGDQGLMFGYACDETPELMPAAIYYAHRLVERQSQLRKDGRLPWLRPDAKSQVTLRYVNGRPVSVNTVVLSTQHAPEISHSQIEEAVIEEIIKPVLPKEWLQDTRYLVNPTGRFVIGGPQGDCGLTGRKIIVDTYGGAAPHGGGAFSGKDPTKVDRSAAYAARYVAKNVVAAGLARQCQVQVSYAIGVAKPINITVYTEGTGVISDEKIAELVMEHFDLRPKGIVQMLDLLRPIYQKTAAYGHFGREEPEFSWERTDKAALLRAEAGLA
- a CDS encoding lysophospholipid acyltransferase family protein, producing MRFLIALLWLLHWLPLPILGRIGNAIGWLMYYAIPKRRKIALTNLRLCMPELSEAERVAIAKRHFMGYSRSILERSLIWWAPFERIHGLIEVVPAVPKAEMESGPTILLCPHFVCLDVAGVAARVIPLSTIYSPQKNQAFDRLLRHGRERYGPVRLFTREDGIKPILRALRDGLPYFMLPDMDFGEKDASFVPFFGIPAATLTALPRLASATKAKVIPVVATFLPNYKGYRVVFYPAWDDYPGDDMVAATRRMNEFIEERVRENPAEYFWTHKRFKTRPNGEPSLYQ
- a CDS encoding phage holin family protein — its product is MRLLLTWLINAAALMALPYLMHSVTVTNLGAALVAALVLGLVNTIIRPVLVVLTLPVTVVSLGLFILVINALLFWLVAHLVEGFHVAGFWSAFLAAILYSVISWALSTLLLNKDGNP